The following are from one region of the Bactrocera oleae isolate idBacOlea1 chromosome 6, idBacOlea1, whole genome shotgun sequence genome:
- the CtIP gene encoding uncharacterized protein CtIP: MAPHKTDFDLTDRGWVDLYVKKCENIMKEFTDYVYALQNHCLKERSKIVELDNNCKQLQTKLFEEKHKQSTQYKKESILYTPLDRNLIDTDILGVTRITTPTKSDADRTTISDGSPAFLNMAMDSEQLNMESSCVLSPAQHLQEILPASEQLSSPNRFLIGIDSVLQHNTSPTCKSRNNNENQSALGFLKARGRVGKTLYNDSYVHKLREQNPVSNEDDSKLLKSKGKLQSNRSDWLEKDKKSEERKAVLKRSASNMDEVIRKRSLMSLNKSGERKLRQSRLTQMVSMKSNKVKNGSISTSPENVSDAQNFLLSPTKSHVSSTTTQKTLAFPTFSNDTDDIFPFSSEDDDDENVKKSNENRAIKQNVKKMYDTNIFELMPNETDKSDSVLAITPTAPPLICLDESDDSEHRAESRTKFGKLTTQQAAQNHVKKTSVVVKKEKTSSENLATELAAAMLAEWEEEPEEEYVKAESLKTTSKKKARAVDLKPHLSKLPEAKFSIKERFNIDCDECQKYIDFMGSNMSLSEIETHLRRCTRHRTAKDHIPTTPPNYWNPLMPSFPENDPRNKTLLEDPFIQRKRSSNKS, encoded by the exons ATGGCTCCCCATAAAACTGATTTTGATTTAACTGATAGGGGCTGGGTTGatttatatgttaaaaaatgtgaaaacataATGAAAGAATTCACGGACTATGTGTATG CTTTACAAAACCACTGTTTGAAAGAGCGCAGTAAGATTGTAGAACTTGATAATAACTGTAAGCAGcttcaaacaaaattatttgaagaGAAACACAAGCAATCAACACAATACAAAAAGGAATCTATTTTATATACGCCTCTGGATCGAAACCTCATAGACACAGATATATTGGGTGTTACCAGAATTACTACACCTACCAAAAGTGACGCAGATCGAACTACAATAAGCGATGGCTCGCCCGCATTTCTGAATATGGCTATGGATAGCGAACAATTAAATATGGAATCATCTTGCGTTTTAAGTCCCGCACAACATCTTCAGGAAATATTACCGGCCTCCGAGCAGCTAAGTAGTCCGAATCGCTTTTTGATTGGCATTGACAGTGTTTTACAGCACAACACATCGCCGACATGCAAATCAAGAAACAACAATGAAAACCAAAGTGCATTAGGTTTTCTAAAAGCGCGCGGCCGTGTCGGTAAAACTTTGTATAACGATTCCTATGTGCATAAACTTCGTGAACAAAATCCAGTATCAAATGAAGATGATAGCAAACTGTTAAAATCAAAAGGGAAGTTGCAATCCAACCGCTCGGATTGGCTGGAAAAGGACAAGAAGAGTGAAGAGCGAAAAGCTGTGTTAAAACGAAGCGCTAGTAATATGGATGAGGTAATACGCAAACGTAGCCTGATGTCATTGAATAAAAGTGGCGAACGAAAATTAAGACAGTCGCGGTTAACCCAAATGGTCTCTATGAaatcaaataaagtaaaaaat GGTAGCATTTCAACTTCTCCGGAAAATGTGAGTGatgcacaaaattttttattatcgccAACAAAATCTCATGTATCCTCCACTACGACACAAAAAACGCTAGCCTTTCCAACGTTTTCCAATGATACTGACGATATATTCCCATTCAGTAGCGAAGATGACGATGATGagaatgtaaaaaaatcaaacgaaaatagggcaataaaacaaaatgttaagaaaatgtATGACACAAACATTTTTGAACTAATGCCCAACGAAACAGATAAATCTGATAGTGTTTTGGCTATAACTCCCACAGCGCCACCATTAATTTGTTTAGATGAATCAGATGATAGCGAGCACAGAGCAGAAAGTAGGACGAAATTTGGAAAGTTGACGACACAACAAGCAGCCCAAAATCATGTAAAAAAGACAAGTGTTGtcgttaaaaaagaaaaaacaagtaGTGAAAATTTAGCCACCGAGTTGGCGGCGGCAATGTTAGCCGAATGGGAAGAGGAGCCAGAAGAAGAGTATGTAAAAGCAGAATCGCTGAAAACCACCTCGAAAAAGAAGGCGAGAGCAGTTGATTTGAAACCACATCTTTCAAAGCTACCTGAAGCGAAATTTTCGATCAAAGAACGCTTCAATATCGATTGTGATGAATGTCAAAAA TATATCGACTTTATGGGCAGCAATATGAGTTTGTCGGAAATTGAGACGCACCTTCGACGCTGTACACGTCACCGCACTGCGAAAGATCACATACCAACTACGCCACCAAATTACTGGAATCCTTTGATGCCATCGTTTCCCGAAAATGATCCACGTAACAAAACACTTTTAGAAGATCCGTTTATACAACGGAAGCGTAGTAGCAATAAATCGTAG
- the Hpd gene encoding 4-hydroxyphenylpyruvate dioxygenase, translated as MTSYTDKGPKPLFGKFLSFDHLTFFVGNAKQAASFYTTRFGFTHVGYRGLETGHRRLAQHAVKQNRIIFVFVSAYNVDDAEHGQHLMKHGDGVKDVAFEVENLEAIFKYAKERGAEVVREIWEEKDEYGVVRFATIKTYGDTTHTFVDRTKYNGKFLPGFVTPPVDNLLQGLPSTKLDFIDHVVGNQPDLQMESVAAWYERVLQFHRFWSVDDSQIHTDYSALRSIVMANYQENVKMPINEPAKGKKKSQIQEYVEYYGGAGVQHIALNTSDIITAVRNLRARGLEFLTIPSSYYDILEENLKSSRTKIKEDMQLLKELNILIDYDDNGYLLQIFSKNLQDRPTLFIEVIQRHNHNGFGAGNFKSLFTAIEIEQAKRGNL; from the exons atg ACATCATATACTGATAAAGGACCCAAG CCGCTTTTTGGTAAATTTCTTAGTTTCGATCATTTGACCTTCTTCGTGGGTAATGCCAAACAGGCTGCCAGTTTCTACACAACACGTTTCGGCTTCACGCATGTAGGCTATCGTGGCTTAGAGACAGGGCATCGTCGTCTAGCCCAACATGCGGTCAAACAGAATCGTATCATCTTCGTTTTTGTATCTGCCTACAATGTCGATGATGCTGAACATGGTCAACATCTAATGAAACACGGTGATGGTGTAAAGGATGTGGCATTTGAGGTAGAAAATTTAGAAGCGATTTTCAAATACGCGAAGGAACGCGGTGCTGAAGTAGTACGCGAAATTTGGGAGGAGAAGGATGAATATGGTGTCGTGCGCTTTGCTACTATAAAAACA TATGGCGACACAACACACACCTTTGTCGATCGCACTAAATATAACGGTAAATTTTTACCCGGCTTTGTAACACCGCCCGTCGACAATCTTCTACAAGGTTTGCCATCCACCAAACTCGATTTTATCGACCACGTTGTAGGTAATCAACCTGACTTACAAATGGAGAGTGTTGCCGCTTGGTACGAACGTGTTTTGCAATTTCATCGTTTCTGGTCAGTGGATGATTCGCAAATACACACTGACTACTCAGCCTTACGTTCAATTGTAATGGCCAATTACCAGGAGAATGTTAAGATGCCCATCAATGAGCCGGCCAAGGGTAAGAAGAAGTCACAGATTCAGGAGTATGTGGAGTACTATGGTGGCGCTGGAGTGCAACATATTGCGCTCAATACTAGCGATATTATAACGGCAGTGCGTAATTTACGCGCTCGTGGTTTAGAATTTCTTACAATACCTAGTTCGTACTATGATATTTTGGAGGAAAACTTAAAAAGCAGTCGCACCAAAATCAAGGAAGACATGCAACTGCTTAAggaattgaatattttaatcGATTATGACGATAATGGATATCTGTTGCAAATATTCTCGAAAAATCTGCAAGATAGACCCACACTATTCATTGAAGTCATTCAGCGACACAATCACAAT GGTTTCGGTGCCGGCAACTTTAAGTCACTCTTCACAGCTATCGAAATCGAACAGGCAAAACGTGGCAACTTATAG